The Nitrospira tepida genome includes a window with the following:
- a CDS encoding type II toxin-antitoxin system RelE family toxin codes for MKSLADDLSADLHATSNPRHRQTRSLHQATNRKTLLRYEENPLAHAESLKDSDLGSYRFRIGDYRIIFDLQGKKIVVLRVGHRGEIYKR; via the coding sequence ATGAAGTCTTTGGCCGATGATCTATCGGCTGACCTACACGCAACGAGCAATCCGAGACATCGACAGACTCGATCCCTCCATCAAGCAACGAATCGGAAAACCCTCCTCCGTTACGAAGAGAATCCGCTGGCGCACGCTGAATCCTTGAAGGACTCTGATCTTGGCTCCTACCGGTTCCGTATCGGTGATTATCGGATCATCTTTGATCTCCAAGGGAAGAAAATCGTCGTCTTGCGGGTCGGCCATCGAGGAGAGATCTACAAGAGGTAA